Proteins found in one Mytilus edulis chromosome 2, xbMytEdul2.2, whole genome shotgun sequence genomic segment:
- the LOC139512774 gene encoding protein mono-ADP-ribosyltransferase PARP12-like — MKVAKVERKENTSLFLKYTQNRHDLLRRLETTNRPFKFPGMTKHGPIETTANMNKNVFADKYPEINEHYLFHGTSDATVRAIAYGGLDTLLAGDGMYGRGIYAAECPTKSDHYTGTAMSNLKMIVVRMLLGEIYVTNVAYPFQRPPCKQCIPGNIDTCNNSAHKQDMFDSVMAALDGKHREFITYEQNRCSSYPEYIITYKRE; from the exons ATGAAAGTAGCCAAGgtcgaaagaaaagaaaatacatCTCTTTTCCTGAAGTATACTCAGAATAGACACGATTTACTTCGTCGTCTTGAAACTACAAATCGACCATTTAAATTCCCTGGAATGACAAAACATGGACCAATCGAAACAACGGCAAACATGAACAAGAATGTCTTTGCAGATAAATATCCTGAAATAAATGAACATTATTTGTTCCATGGTACTTCAGATGCTACAGTCAGAGCTATTGCTTATGGTGGCCTAGATACACTTTTAGCAGGCGATGGTATGTATGGGCGAGGAATTTATGCGGCAGAATGTCCAACGAAGAGTGACCATTATACag GTACAGCTATGTCTAACCTTAAAATGATTGTGGTACGCATGCTCCTAGGTGAAATTTATGTTACCAATGTTGCATACCCATTCCAAAGACCACCCTGCAAACAGTGTATACCTGGTAATATTGATACGTGTAACAATTCGGCTCATAAACAGGACATGTTTGACTCTGTCATGGCGGCTCTTGATGGAAAGCATAGAGAATTCATAACTTATGAACAAAACAGATGTTCTAGTTATCCAGAATATATAATAACTTATAAAAGAGAATGA